One Halobacterium wangiae genomic window, TGGCGACGCACGCGACTTCCTACACGCAATGAGCGACCTCCCGGACGACTTCAAATGCACTATCACCAACTGGGAGTACATCTACGGACTCTGCCGGGACGTGAGCGACGAGGTCAAAGCCGCCGACTTCGAACCGGACGTCGTCGTAGCACTCGCCCGCGGCGGCTGGTTCGCGGGCCGGTGTCTCTGTGACTTCCTCGGCCTGAACGACCTGACGAGCCTCAAGATGGAACACTACGTCGGGACCGCCCAGAAGTCCGGCGAACCCGAGGTCCGCTACCCGATGCCGGAGGGCTCCGTCGAGGACAAGGACGTCCTCATCATCGACGACATCGCGGACACCGGCGGCTCCATCGAGCACGCCTTCGAGTACGTCCAGGACCGCGACGCCAACGAGATCCGGACGGCCACGCTGCAGTTGCTCCAGACCAGCGAGTTCGAACCCGACTACGTCGGCGAGCGACTCGAACAGTGGGCGTGGGTC contains:
- a CDS encoding phosphoribosyltransferase, with protein sequence MSDLPDDFKCTITNWEYIYGLCRDVSDEVKAADFEPDVVVALARGGWFAGRCLCDFLGLNDLTSLKMEHYVGTAQKSGEPEVRYPMPEGSVEDKDVLIIDDIADTGGSIEHAFEYVQDRDANEIRTATLQLLQTSEFEPDYVGERLEQWAWVVYPWNFIEDMVDIVSGVMETDGDGPYSAAEVRHLLAAYHDVERIEMEIAQPDRLDEVLEEMVRRDVLVEAGDGEWALADDDAQP